A stretch of the Ostrea edulis chromosome 9, xbOstEdul1.1, whole genome shotgun sequence genome encodes the following:
- the LOC130050293 gene encoding uncharacterized protein LOC130050293, giving the protein MEACTGENFPLSATSSSLYFTQIEVNSLKEFLHTVTTEQLRQLLKIFKTRCLISEELYIRLDQIHRQSGDMDEMFTLLITHLSRRCTSGLPYVLFVMYHSGYQNLAYTLYTINQNILEMLKRKPPLVQRLDTLNRKKIQIYFESLKKNLQDMIFRDPVGYFMRLSIKVRQKIYTTVYSSEEAILQEFCDKYVVTLALTIDALSNKTNQIDPNHELFRDMESIISFTSCPDLSRCMLYGRRAVALSFVNKREGEGLLREGLICSQRVSSCLEIVDLHYKSVLFLRTSFENFPQIMLNRIYEHMQSALQILENEPDDVRRFWTQRFIFRLLCCILGLGMRCRFIEKFNCPFYILQEAERLLSKYDSPDAECRLQMYFSIAKSRLQNLKGDNNTALEYISQAKEIARKGNFSELKNILAAEQVLLLPNVAPLFVETENNNDFTDIIVTEPIHLPPSYHLPSSSKVSNHILTLTFRSNSEVPISVQSSIKEEEIGNEAYMPSDESIPNEEAAISHDFSREVVHLRSAKINRETI; this is encoded by the coding sequence ATGGAGGCCTGTACTGGAGAAAATTTTCCACTGTCTGCAACATCGTCTAGTCTGTATTTCACTCAGATAGAAGTTAATTCACTCAAAGAATTCCTGCATACTGTTACCACAGAACAACTTCGACagcttctgaagattttcaAAACCAGATGTTTGATTTCCGAAGAGCTGTATATTCGTCTAGATCAAATTCATCGACAAAGTGGAGATATGGACGAAATGTTTACCTTGCTCATAACACACCTGTCTCGAAGATGCACTTCAGGTTTACCGTACGTTTTGTTTGTAATGTACCACTCTGGTTACCAGAACCTGGCTTATACACTTTACACCATCAATCAAAATATCCTGGAAATGTTGAAAAGAAAACCACCTCTAGTGCAAAGATTAGATACACTGAACAggaagaaaattcaaatttacttcGAATCTCTGAAGAAAAATCTTCAAGACATGATCTTCCGTGATCCCGTGGGTTATTTCATGAGACTATCAATAAAAGTTAGACAAAAAATATACACTACTGTTTATTCCTCGGAAGAGGCTATTCTTCAAGAATTTTGTGATAAATATGTTGTAACCTTAGCGCTCACTATTGACGCTTTGTCAAACAAGACTAACCAAATTGACCCCAACCACGAACTCTTCCGGGATATGGAGTCCATCATCTCTTTTACGTCATGCCCAGACTTGTCTCGCTGTATGCTGTATGGCAGGAGAGCTGTAGCTTTGTCGTTTGTAAACAAAAGAGAAGGTGAAGGGCTCTTAAGAGAAGGTCTGATTTGCTCACAGAGAGTTTCCAGTTGTTTAGAAATCGTTGACCTACACTATAAAAGTGTTCTCTTTCTCAGGACATCGTTTGAAAACTTTCCTCAAATTATGCTAAATCGTATTTATGAACACATGCAAAGTGCATTGCAAATTTTAGAAAATGAGCCGGATGACGTGAGAAGGTTTTGGACGCAGAGGTTTATCTTCCGTTTGCTTTGTTGTATCTTAGGTTTGGGGATGCGTTGTCGTtttattgaaaagtttaattgccCTTTCTACATACTACAAGAGGCCGAGAGATTACTTAGCAAGTATGACTCGCCGGATGCTGAGTGTCGTCTGCAGATGTATTTTTCCATTGCCAAATCCCGATTGCAGAATTTAAAAGGTGACAACAATACAGCCTTGGAATATATTTCTCAGGCAAAAGAGATCGCTCGCAAAGGCAACTTCagtgaattaaaaaatattttagctGCAGAGCAGGTTCTACTTTTGCCTAACGTAGCACCTTTATTTGTTGAAACGGAGAACAACAATGATTTCACAGACATCATTGTCACAGAACCAATCCATCTTCCTCCATCTTATCATCTTCCATCATCGTCAAAAGTCAGCAATCATATTTTAACGTTGACCTTTCGGTCAAACTCTGAAGTACCTATCTCAGTGCAAAGTTCCATCAAAGAGGAAGAAATTGGAAATGAAGCCTACATGCCATCTGACGAATCCATACCCAATGAAGAAGCTGCAATATCTCACGATTTTTCTCGGGAGGTTGTTCACTTGAGGTCTGCCAAAATAAATCGTGAAACAATATAA